A portion of the Rhizoctonia solani chromosome 6, complete sequence genome contains these proteins:
- a CDS encoding malic acid transport protein: protein MAEFKKPPMVHVIRNFSPVWFAVTMGTGAVSSLLHNFPYGSRPILYGFGVAVLILNMCLFGLFFVISAIRYIRYPEIFRSMFKHPVQSLFLGCFPMGFSTLINASLNACQVYGLGDRFLYALWGLWWFNSALALVVYFSVLYTMITRHDHSLKALTAVWLLPAVTPIVPATTGALLARALLPHSTSHTTITLFVSTVMLFLGLGITFAILPLYMLCLLDHVDRRGGVAFVVIGQVFAEMALQGTVPNVLLAQAQPWALVGICGGFFLWTFGIWWILLTILGIYETFKSQRPSFAVGFWGMVFPLGVYTSPTWQLSETFESLFFRVLSAILSIVVCLLWATLAVITIHQAYQNPKSLFNAPYLQAAAPPTREITPSTTCETNREVSGDQKC, encoded by the exons ATGGCCGAGTTTAAAAAACCTCCGATGGTTCATGTAATTAG AAACTTTTCGCCCGTCTGGTTCGCTGTGACTATGG GTACAGGGGCCGTTTCCTCACTGCTTCATAACTTCCCATATGGGTCACGACCCATTCTGTATGGGTTCGGTGTCGCGGTCCTGATATTGAATATGTGCCTCTTCGGGCTATTCTTCGTTATTTCTGCAATTAGATACATCAGGTACCCGGAG ATTTTCCGTTCAATGTTCAAACACCCTGTCCAGAGTCTTTTCCTCG GCTGCTTCCCAATGGGATTCTCGACTCTGATTAATGCATCGCTGAACGCATGCCAGGTGTATGGTCTTGGTGATCGCTTTCTTTACGCTCTATGGGGGCTTTGGTGGTTCAATTCAGCCCTAGCGCTCGTGGTATATTTCTCAGTGTTGTATACAAT GATCACTCGGCATGATCACTCACTCAAGGCATTGACCGCCGTCTGGTTACTTCCGGCAGTCACACCTATTGTTCCTGCCACCACCGGAGCCCTTCTCGCTCGCGCTCTACTTCCTCACTCGACTAGCCATACAACAATAACACTATTTGTTTCCACGGTCATGCTATTCCTTGGCTTGGGTATTACTTTTGCGATTCTACCGCTCTATATGTTATGCCTG TTGGACCATGTGGACAGGCGG GGTGGCGTGGCTTTTGTTGTGATTGGTCAAGTATTTGCGGAAATGGCGCTGCAAGGAACCGTGCCAAACGTTTTACTAGCACAGGCCCAGCCATGGGCTTTAGTTGGCATATGTGGCGGATTCTTCCTTTGGACGTTTGGCATCTGGTGGATTTTGCTTACAATCCTAGGTATATATGAGACCTTCAAATCCCAACGGCCGTCATTCGCGGTCGGGTTTTGGGGTATGGTGTTCCCGTTG GGGGTATATACCTCGCCTACCTGGCAACTTTCTGAAACCTTCGAGTCCCTTTTCTTCCGCGTCTTATCGGCCATTCTCAGCATTGTGGTTTGCCTTCTTTGGGCGACTCTGGCCGTTATCACGATCCACCAGGCTTATCAGAACCCCAAGTCATTATTCAATGCCCCATATCTTCAAGCCGCTGCTCCTCCTACACGCGAGATAACTCCAAGCACGACCTGCGAGACCAATCGAGAGGTATCTGGAGACCAGAAATGTTAG
- a CDS encoding methyltransferase domain protein, whose protein sequence is MPSAPKAITMGPDHWNDGRSKSRVANYTAFWDKDAAHDGEEHKANRVENYQDVINGYYDGATELYEYGWAQSFHFSRFYRGEAFAQSLARHEHYLASMMKLRPGMRVLDVGCGVGGPAREIAIFSGAHVVGVNNNDFQLGRAQRYTHKAGLSSQVEFVKGDFMSLSEQFGEDTFDAGEEQSWLAHYYHTLPNFYSRPVYAIEATVHAPSWEGVYGEILKVLKPGGIFGVYEWCMTDAWDPSNPAHKEIVHGIEVGNGIPEMRTIKQALQALKTSGFEILHEEDLAARPDEIPCLENVLERKANYSDSREVFGGRRAGT, encoded by the exons ATGCCCAGCGCTCCAAAAGCAATCACTATGGGCCCCGATCACTGGAACGATGGGCGTTCCAAATCCCGTGTAGCCAATTATACCGCATTTTGGGACAAGGACGCAGCGCATGACGGAGAGGAGCACAAAGCCAACCGTGTCGAGAACTACCAGGACGTGATTAACG GATACTACGACGGCGCGACCGAGTTGTATGAATATGGGTGGGCTCAGAGCTTCCATTTCTCTCGCTTCTATCGAGGAGAGGCGTTTGCTCAATCC CTGGCCAGACACGAGCATTACTTGGCCTCCATGATGAAGCTAAGACCAGGGATGCGTGTCTTGGATGTTGGGTGCGGAGTTGGTGGTCCCGCTCGTGAGATCGCCATATTCAGCGGTGCCCATGTTGTCGGAGTCAATAACAACGATTTCCAGCTCGGTAGAGCCCAAAGATATACTCACAAGGCTGGGCTTAGCTCCCAGGTCGAATTTGTCAAGGGCGATTTTATGTCGCTCTCTGAACAATTTGGAGAAGATACATTCGACGCAGGTGAGGAACAAAGCTGGCTTGCTCATTACTACCATACTCTTCCTAACTTCTACTCCCGCCCAGTTTATGCGATAGAAGCGACTGTACACGCGCCATCTTGGGAGGGAGTCTACGGAGAAATTCTGAAAGTGTTAAAACCTGGAGGAATC TTCGGCGTCTACGAATGGTGTATGACCGACGCATGGGATCCTTCTAACCCAGCTCACAAGGAGATCGTTCACGGAATTGAAGTTGGAAACGGCATCCCTGAAATGCGCACCATAAAACAAGCACTTCAAGCTCTCAAAACCTCAGGGTTTGAGATTTTGCATGAAGAGGACCTTGCAGCCCGACCAGACGAGATCCCCTG TCTGGAGAATGTCCTGGAGCGGAAAGCTAATTACTCAGACAGCCGTGAAGTGTTTGGAGGCCGCCGGGCTGGTACCTAA